A single Oncorhynchus kisutch isolate 150728-3 linkage group LG19, Okis_V2, whole genome shotgun sequence DNA region contains:
- the LOC109864975 gene encoding tetratricopeptide repeat protein 9C-like, giving the protein MASPETPGDESMERRSGAAGVSCSGTPTKLGPSGANVDSQLQDAVHLKTEGNKFYKEKKLRSAIGRYHRSLLILRSLDSDVTAAVKGFGPEAPVLTPGQEELLRNTQVDCYNNLAACLLQRQCVDYTRVQEYSLRVLQLRPDDIKALYRAGVATLELGDAQSAKQYLTQASKGQPNDTNVRRHLQRAEERLNTEYQKEKALYRGMFSSS; this is encoded by the exons ATGGCAAGTCCAGAGACACCAGGAGATGAGAGTATGGAGCGGAGGTCCGGAGCTGCAGGGGTAAGCTGTTCAGGAACGCCTACAAAGCTTGGCCCCTCAGGTGCCAACGTAGACTCCCAGCTACAAGATGCCGTCCACTTAAAAACGGAGGGGAACAAATTCTACAAAGAGAAAAAGCTTCGGTCTGCAATTGGACGTTACCACCGTTCGTTGCTCATTCTGCGTAGTTTAGACTCTGATGTCACTGCGGCAGTGAAGGGGTTTGGTCCTGAGGCTCCTGTACTCACCCCAGGACAGGAAGAACTACTTAGGAACACACAGGTCGACTGCTACAACAATTTAGCAG cctGTCTGCTGCAGAGGCAGTGTGTCGACTACACGCGTGTCCAGGAGTACAGCTTGCGGGTGTTGCAGTTGCGGCCAGATGACATCAAGGCCCTGTACAGAGCAGGAGTGGCCACTCTGGAGCTGGGAGACGCACAGAGCGCCAAGCAATACCTCACTCAGGCCAGCAAGGGACAACCCAATG ACACTAATGTGAGGAGGCACCTGCAGCGAGCAGAGGAAAGGCTGAACACGGAGTACCAGAAGGAGAAGGCTCTGTACCGGGGCATGTTCTCCTCCAGTTAG